A single region of the Ziziphus jujuba cultivar Dongzao chromosome 10, ASM3175591v1 genome encodes:
- the LOC107411133 gene encoding mitogen-activated protein kinase homolog NTF6, whose translation MENENEPMEIEARGIPTYGGRCVQYNILGNLFEVPSKYVPPINPVGRGAYGIVCCATNSETKEQVAIKKISNAFDNRIDAKRTLREIKLLCHMDHDNIVKIKDIISPPERDKFNDVYIAYELMDTDLHQIIRSSQALTDDHCQYFLYQLLRGLKYVHSANVLHRDLKPSNLLLNANCDLKICDFGLARTTSETDFMTEYVVTRWYRAPELLLNCSEYTAAIDIWSVGCILMEIIRREPLFPGKDYVQQLALITELLGSPDDSDLGFLRSDNARKYVKQLPHVPKQSFAQRFPNVSPVAIDLAEKMLVFDPSKRISVEDALNHPFLSSLHELNEEPTCPSSFVFDFEQISLNEEDIKEMIWRESLNFNPDRMLE comes from the exons ATGGAGAATGAGAATGAACCAATGGAGATTGAAGCTAGAGGAATTCCAACGTACGGAGGTAGATGCGTCCAGTATAACATTCTGGGTAACCTTTTCGAAGTACCTTCCAAGTATGTCCCTCCTATAAACCCTGTTGGTCGTGGTGCATACGGAATCGTTTG CTGTGCAACAAATTCTGAGACGAAAGAACAGGTCGCTATCAAAAAGATTAGCAATGCATTTGACAACAGGATCGATGCAAAGAGGACACTCCGGGAGATAAAGCTCCTTTGTCATATGGATCATGATAAT ATTGTCAAAATTAAGGACATAATTAGTCCACCAGAGAGGGATAAGTTCAATGATGTCTACATTGCTTATGAACTCATGGATACTGACTTGCATCAAATAATACGCTCCAGCCAGGCTTTGACAGATGATCATTGTCAG TATTTCCTATATCAATTGTTGCGTGGATTGAAGTATGTACACTCAGCAAATGTGTTGCATCGGGATCTGAAACCAAGTAACTTGCTTCTCAATGCAAACTGTGACCTCAAGATTTGTGACTTTGGTCTTGCAAGGACTACCTCAGAGACAGATTTCATGACGGAATATGTGGTAACCCGTTGGTACCGAGCACCTGAACTGCTGCTCAACTGTTCGGAATACACTGCAGCTATTGATATTTGGTCAGTTGGGTGCATTTTGATGGAAATCATTAGAAGGGAACCACTATTTCCTGGTAAAGACTATGTTCAGCAGTTGGCTCTCATAACTGAG CTACTAGGTTCGCCAGATGATTCAGATCTTGGGTTCCTGAGAAGTGACAATGCTCGGAAGTATGTGAAGCAGCTCCCACATGTCCCCAAGCAATCCTTTGCACAGAGGTTCCCAAATGTGTCACCAGTGGCAATTGATCTTGCAGAAAAAATGCTAGTGTTTGATCCAAGCAAACGCATTTCTG TTGAGGATGCACTGAATCACCCATTCTTATCAAGTCTTCATGAGCTCAATGAGGAGCCCACTTGTCCATCCTCTTTTGTGTTTGATTTTGAACAAATATCCTTGAATGAAGAAGATATTAAGGAGATGATATGGAGGGAGTCTCTAAACTTCAACCCAGATAGAATGCTGGAATAA
- the LOC107411150 gene encoding mitochondrial hydrolase YKR070W, protein MSFRMVAKASRSRNRERLSPIFSAVRRSFSDVCSQSTPPSFGIVFDIDGVVLRGDIPIGGSPQALRRLYHTSGSLRVPYIFLTNGGGFRESTRARELSELLGVNVTPSQVVQGHSPFKQLVDRYKNELVVAVGKGEPAAVMSEYGFKNVLSIDDYASCFENIDPLAPYKKWTTKVTSKDRTTEEVRVPLRNNVQSQRVQAAFIISDSVDWSRDIQVLCDILRTGGLPGRDIGHQPQLYFAHDDLAYQAAFPSERLGLGAFRIALEAVFNRVHQHPLEYTCYGKPNPFVFKNAEILLEQLVSSLHHANAASHHFKTLYMIGDNPLVDIKGAKKAGHPWFSILTRTGVFKEKGNHPNFPADLVVDTVEEAVDYILKKECNS, encoded by the exons ATGAGTTTCCGGATGGTAGCAAAAGCATCACGAAGCCGAAACAGAGAGCGCTTATCTCCAATTTTCTCCGCAGTCAGACGCTCATTCTCCGATGTCTGCTCTCAATCTACACC ACCTTCGTTTGGGATTGTTTTCGACATCGACGGCGTCGTTTTACGTGGCGACATTCCCATTGGAGGATCTCCGCAAGCACTCAGAAGATTGTATCACACCTCTG GGTCTTTGAGAGTTCCGTACATATTCTTGACAAACG GAGGCGGTTTTCGAGAATCTACAAGAGCCCGCGAGTTAAGCGAACTATTGGGTGTTAATGTTACACCTTCGCAG GTTGTACAGGGCCATTCACCTTTCAAGCAGTTGGTAGACAG ATACAAAAATGAACTTGTTGTTGCTGTGGGGAAAGGAGAACCTGCTGCAGTGATGTCTGAATATGGATTTAA aaatGTTCTTTCAATTGATGATTATGCTTCATGCTTTGAAAACATTGATCCATTAGCACCATATAAGAAATGGACAACGAAGGTCACCTCTAAAGATAGAACTACTGAGGAGGTGCGGGTGCCTCTAAGAAACAATGTACAGTCTCAGAGAGTTCAAGCAGCATTTATAATTAGTGATTCTGTTGATTGGAGCAGAGACATTCAG GTTCTATGTGACATTCTCAGAACTGGAGGTCTTCCTGGTCGGGATATTGGTCACCAACCACAACTCTATTTCGCACATGATGATCTTGCCTACCAG GCTGCTTTTCCTTCTGAACGTCTTGGTTTGGGAGCTTTCAGAATTGCATTAGAAGCGGTCTTCAATCG AGTTCACCAACATCCTCTGGAATATACATGCTATGGGAAACCAAATCCCTTCGTATTTAAGAATGCAGAAATCTTACTTGAGCAACTTGTGTCATCTCTTCATCATGCAAATGCTGCAAGTCATCATTTCAAAACACTCTATATGATAGGAGATAATCCTTTAGTTGACATCAAAGGCGCAAAGAAG GCAGGACATCCCTGGTTTTCTATTCTGACAAGGACAGGGGTTTTCAAAGAGAAGGGAAATCATCCCAACTTTCCAGCTGATCTA GTTGTTGACACTGTGGAGGAAGCTGTGGACTATATTCTGAAAAAGGAATGTAACTCTTGA